The sequence TTTCGTCCCGTCCGTTTATTTTCATTATTAATCGAACAATATCCGACCGCATTGATTTTACTTCGTAGTTTTCTGATCGATGTGATCGATGCGGCCGAATCGGTGATTCCGGCGCTGACACCTGAAACGCTGACCGATGCGAATCCACGAATGCGGAGATTGCCATGATACGGATTCAATCGCTTGAAAAAAGCTATCAAAAGCTTCAAGTGCTCAAAGGTATTAATTTATCCGTGGAACCGGGTAAAGTTACGGCCATCGTGGGACCCAACAGCGCCGGTAAAACGACATTGATCAAAAGCGTTCTCGGGCTCGTATTCCCTGATCGGGGCGAAATTTTGATCGATAACGAGCGGGTCAACGGTCGATCGGATTATCGGCGAAAAATCGGCTACATGCCGCAGCTCGCCCGATTTCCCGAGAACCTCACCCTCAAAGAATTGATCGCACTTGTACAGGATTTACGGCATCGTCCCGGCGAAACGGATATGGAACTTTTTGAAGCATTTGATCTTGGCAAGGAATGGGATAAACCGATACGGACTCTTTCCGGAGGCACGCGTCAGAAAGTCAGTGCGGTGATTGCGTTTTTATTTAAGCCGCAAATTTTGATTCTGGACGAGCCGACCGCGGGACTCGATCCGATTGCCAGCAGTAATTTGAAAGATAAAATTTTAAAAGAACGTGATAACGGAAAAACGTTTATTCTCACGTCACACATTATGAGCGAATTGGAAGAACTTTCCGAACATATCGTATTTTTACTGGAAGGAAAAATTTACTTTGAAGGCTTGACCGAGGAACTGGTGCGCTTTACCGGTGAACGCAATCTTGAGCGCGCGATAGCAACTTTGATGAAAGGACGGCCGGCATGGACGGAACTGCAAAAATCCTGAAGTATGAATTTCATAACATCTTGCGCAGCAAGTGGATGGCCGGTTATGCAATATTTTTTCTTGTTATTACCGATGGGCTTTTCCGGTTTGCCGGTACGGATGCCAAAGTCATTGTCAGCCTGATGAATATTATTCTCGCTGTCATCCCGCTTGCGAGCATTATTTTTGGCGCGATGTACGTCTATCATTCTCGCGAATTTATTGAATTGCTGTTATCGCAGCCGATTGATCGTAAAAATATTTATTGGGGCATTTATTGCGGGCTCAGCTTTACGCTTTCGGCCGGATTTGTATTTGGAACAGGCTTACCATTTTTATTAGAAGGCGCTGTGGACGCCCGGTATTTTTCATCCCTAATATTGCTGCTTATTACCGGCGTATTGCTGACGTGGATTTTCACGGCAATCGCTTTCTGGATAGCTATTCGCTACGAGGACAAGGTCAAAGGCATCGGAGCAGCGATGTTGATCTGGATGTTTTTTACCGTTGTGTACGACGGTTTTATTTTGTTGATAATTTATTGGTTTGACGATTATCCTCTGGAGACTGTGATGATCGGTATGAGCATGGCCAATCCTGTTGATCTTGCTCGCGTCATGCTGCTTTTGAAATTTAATGTTTCGGCGATGATGGGTTATACCGGCGCGGTATTTCATCATTTTTTTAGCGCCGGCACTGGTCTCGGTATATCGATGACCGTTTTAATTTTGTGGATCGTGACGCCATTTTTCTTGGGCTTGCGATATTTTCGTAAAAAAGACTTTTAAACATATGCGTTTGTGGTATCTCATATCAATTTTTCTTCACGTGTTGAGCGCGATGGTTTGGATCGGCGGATTGATGTTTTTTGTTACCACAATGGTTCCCATGGTCAGAAAAAAAGAATTTCAGGGCATGGCCGGTTCAATGGTTGAATGGATTGGTTTGCGATTTCGTTATGTCGGGTGGCTAAGTTTATGGACGTTGCTTCTGACAGGTTCGATCAATTTATATTTCAGAGGTTATCGGTTGCCGGATTATTTTTCATCAGGGATGTGGACAGGATATTTTGGAGAAACGCTTGCTGTTAAGTTAGTTCTGGTCGCTATTATTTTTATGCTCAGCGCGATTCATGATTTTTATATCGGGCAGAAAGCAACCGCGCATTGGAAAGAAAACTCCGATTCACAGGCTTCACAAAATTACCGCAAAGTGGCAAGCTGGATCGGGCGAGTCAATTTGATTTTAGGATTATGCGTTCTGATGTGTGCGATCATGCTAATACGTGGGTGGCCTTGGTGAAGATTGCACACTCCAGAGTTCGTAAAACAACCCGAACTGATAAAGACTATTTTATAAAAAATACTTAATAAAACCATTATGCCCGCTCTATCACGTTGGTTTATTAAAACAGGGCTCGTTTATTTTGTAGCCAGTTTTATACTTGGCGTTACTCTGAAAATTCCATCTCTCTTTGACGCATGGCTTTTTATGCCGGCGATGACGCCGGTGTATTTTCATCTGTTTATGATCGGATGGATCACCCAAATTATCATTGGCGTCAGTTGGTGGATGTTTCCCGCGCAGTCACGCGAACACCCGCGTGGATCGGATCGAGTCGGATGGTTCGTTTACTTCTGCATTAATGCCGGACTTTTAGCGCGTGCTGTTGGTGAACCTCTCGTATATGTACGTCCGGATCAGCCTATACCTCTTTTGGTATCGGCTGGTTTATTGTGGTTCGGTGGAGTAGTTTATGCGGTGCAGATATGGAAGCGCGTGAAAGGAAAATGAAATGCCGTCATTAAGCGTTTGGTTCATTCGAGCTGCATTACTGTATTTTGTTGCCGGTTTTTCAATCGGTGCTTTAATGTTGGTCAATAAAGGGATACCATTATCGCCGTTGATATGGCGATTGCTCCCGGTGCACATCGAGTGGCTTTTTATCGGGTGGATGCTCAATTTAGTGTTTGGTGTTGCGTATTGGATACTTCCACGACATGGAATCGAGCCGGTGCGCGGACGTTTATGGCTTGTGTGGACGATCTTCTTATTGCTCAATACCGGAGTTTTAACCATATGTTCCTCAGAAATTTTTTTATGGGAAAATACGTTTATTTTAATAGGCCGGTTGATGGAAATAGGGTCTGCCGTCGGCTTCGCTGTCCATGCATGGCCTAGAATTCATCCTTTCGGATAGTACAGAGCTGAATAAGTATGGAAATTCATCCGAAAGTAGTATTGATTTTTAGACATATATTCCAGATATTCAAAGTATGAATGAAGTGGGGTGGTTCTCACTAAGTTCAAAATTTATAATATTTCAAGGATTGTTTTCGGCTTGGCATTTTTTATGCCTTTAATTAAAACTGATTGTAATTTTTAATTAAAGGCGAGCATATGAATCCGAGTGATAAAAAAGAAAAAAAAGTTTTTTTGACCGAAAACGACCTGGCTTTGGAAAATTATATACTACGAGTCAAGAGCAAAGCACACAACCGCTCAATTAAGGATTCGGCCATGAAGTTCATTCAAGATGTTGAAAAAATTGTAGGGGAAAATTCATTAAGGCGTACGGTTTCATTGAACGCCAGAGAGTTGTCCCGTCTACAAGTAACGGATGAGTGTAAAGCAATTTTCAAACAGATTGCTGATGACCTCGAGACGGCATTGGATGAAATTCATGAATTGATCAAAGAAGAATTTGTTATCTCGACAGACATTGAAGACCGGATGGAAACTTTCATCCATTCGTTGAGCCAACAAAAAGATGAATCAATCACTAAACGACCGATGACTTCCGATGGTCCGGTCGCTCCACAAGTAGTTCCCCATTTTAGTTAACCGTCTCTCCACATGAAGGGCCGCTTTCGGGCGGCCTTTTTTATTTTAATCGCTTACTTTTCTATATCGTAAAACCGCCATCGACAACATCAGAACCGCAAAAACCGATAACGCTGCAATGTGATCGTACAAATCCAAAAATCCGGATCCTTTCAATAAAATGCTACGCATCATTAGTACATAATGAGCAACAGGATTGAACAGCGTAACTTTTTGAGCCCAGGCCGGCATGCTGTCAATCGGTGTAAAAAGTCCACCCATTAGGAGAAAGATCACCATAAAAAACCAGGCAATAAACATTGCCTGTTGCTGCGTATCCGTAACAGTAGAAATAAAAAGTCCGATACCAAGTACGACCAACAAATAGATCGCCGCCGTTCCAAAAATCAGTGCGAAACTTCCCGTAATTGGTAAATTGAAAACAAATTTTCCTACTACAAGGCCAAAAGCCAATTCAAACAAGCCGATCACCCAAAATGGCAATAATTTACCGATGATGAATTGATGCTTTTTGATCGGTGTAACGTTAAGTTGTTCAATAGTACCGATCTCTTTTTCACGTACAATATTCATACCACTGAGAAATAATCCAATCATCGTGACCAGAGCAACGAGAATTCCTGGAATCATGTATGTTTTATAATTGAGTTCTGGATTGTACCAAAAAGAATGTTCGATCTGAATAGTATTAGGAAGCGCTACACCGGGCGTTATGTTTTTACCCGCTATTTCCTGTGCGAAATTGGAAATAATTGTCGCCGAATACGATTGGATGAGTCCGGCCGAATTGCCGTCTTCCGCATTAATCGTAAGTTGAACCTTTGCTTTGCCGGTATTCTCTAAATCGCGCTCAAAAAATTTCGGAATTTCCAACGCCATATTCACCGTATTGCTTTTCAAATCTTGCTGGGATGCATCGTTTGAAAATGAAGCATTTTTAAGAATAAAGTATCCTGATGCGCTGAATTTTTCAGCCAATTGTCTAGACACGGTTGTTTGATCTTTGTCGATAAGATGAAACGTCACGTTCTTAATATCAAATGTTGCCGCATTGGATAAAATGAGTAATTGAACAATTGGCATGACAAAAATAATAGGCAACATGCCTTTGTTTCTGAAAATCTGCAGGAATTCTTTTTGAACTAAAAATTTAATGGTTCTCATAGCTTGCCTTTAATATTGCCACAGAGACACGGAGGTCCCAGAGTGCTTTTATAATATGAAACGTTTAATGCCGTCTTTTAATATTTTTTAATTAAAATTAATCAACAGCCCAATTCTATAATTTCCTAATTTCATATAGCTCAGAATTTGTGCGTGAAAAACCGGATCCATTCGCTCTA is a genomic window of bacterium containing:
- a CDS encoding ABC transporter ATP-binding protein, whose protein sequence is MIRIQSLEKSYQKLQVLKGINLSVEPGKVTAIVGPNSAGKTTLIKSVLGLVFPDRGEILIDNERVNGRSDYRRKIGYMPQLARFPENLTLKELIALVQDLRHRPGETDMELFEAFDLGKEWDKPIRTLSGGTRQKVSAVIAFLFKPQILILDEPTAGLDPIASSNLKDKILKERDNGKTFILTSHIMSELEELSEHIVFLLEGKIYFEGLTEELVRFTGERNLERAIATLMKGRPAWTELQKS
- a CDS encoding ABC transporter permease — its product is MDGTAKILKYEFHNILRSKWMAGYAIFFLVITDGLFRFAGTDAKVIVSLMNIILAVIPLASIIFGAMYVYHSREFIELLLSQPIDRKNIYWGIYCGLSFTLSAGFVFGTGLPFLLEGAVDARYFSSLILLLITGVLLTWIFTAIAFWIAIRYEDKVKGIGAAMLIWMFFTVVYDGFILLIIYWFDDYPLETVMIGMSMANPVDLARVMLLLKFNVSAMMGYTGAVFHHFFSAGTGLGISMTVLILWIVTPFFLGLRYFRKKDF
- a CDS encoding CopD family protein, whose translation is MRLWYLISIFLHVLSAMVWIGGLMFFVTTMVPMVRKKEFQGMAGSMVEWIGLRFRYVGWLSLWTLLLTGSINLYFRGYRLPDYFSSGMWTGYFGETLAVKLVLVAIIFMLSAIHDFYIGQKATAHWKENSDSQASQNYRKVASWIGRVNLILGLCVLMCAIMLIRGWPW
- a CDS encoding cbb3-type cytochrome c oxidase subunit I — its product is MPSLSVWFIRAALLYFVAGFSIGALMLVNKGIPLSPLIWRLLPVHIEWLFIGWMLNLVFGVAYWILPRHGIEPVRGRLWLVWTIFLLLNTGVLTICSSEIFLWENTFILIGRLMEIGSAVGFAVHAWPRIHPFG
- a CDS encoding ABC transporter permease — translated: MRTIKFLVQKEFLQIFRNKGMLPIIFVMPIVQLLILSNAATFDIKNVTFHLIDKDQTTVSRQLAEKFSASGYFILKNASFSNDASQQDLKSNTVNMALEIPKFFERDLENTGKAKVQLTINAEDGNSAGLIQSYSATIISNFAQEIAGKNITPGVALPNTIQIEHSFWYNPELNYKTYMIPGILVALVTMIGLFLSGMNIVREKEIGTIEQLNVTPIKKHQFIIGKLLPFWVIGLFELAFGLVVGKFVFNLPITGSFALIFGTAAIYLLVVLGIGLFISTVTDTQQQAMFIAWFFMVIFLLMGGLFTPIDSMPAWAQKVTLFNPVAHYVLMMRSILLKGSGFLDLYDHIAALSVFAVLMLSMAVLRYRKVSD